In the genome of Patescibacteria group bacterium, one region contains:
- a CDS encoding C39 family peptidase — translation MPEEFNNENLDGQSEAPRPNERGSAITAAKSGSGSGVTGNKVLNKAIDAGKDKALDAATGGAWEAAKRLPVIGKALDNLSNKALKFATKNFLKTFLIANWPTLTTIAIVILLIFFITVPAFGRMSGSNRGMDGKSQPIDASVYSEADAADIKQVLGNSITVPGDPTKWYFNQGDPRWGDKPGQAAGWSSKRNSYAGAACAITSSAMIANYYGVSGITPYILGQYLADTNHSMALDKATWVSYINSKGLNKELAQVPRNLDSVKKEIAAGNPILAQGITAFRATGQHWVVIIGVSKDDKFLVLNDPSAEASRGRPARYSPASELNSGLIKGLWALHDK, via the coding sequence ATGCCAGAAGAATTTAATAACGAAAATTTAGATGGACAATCAGAGGCTCCGCGCCCAAACGAGAGAGGCTCGGCCATAACGGCGGCAAAATCCGGTTCTGGTTCCGGCGTTACCGGCAACAAGGTCCTTAATAAAGCAATCGATGCAGGCAAAGACAAGGCGCTTGATGCAGCAACTGGCGGAGCGTGGGAGGCAGCAAAGAGACTACCGGTTATTGGCAAAGCGCTGGATAATTTATCGAACAAAGCACTAAAATTCGCGACCAAAAATTTTTTGAAAACATTTTTGATCGCAAACTGGCCGACATTAACCACAATTGCCATTGTCATTCTCCTAATATTTTTCATAACCGTCCCTGCCTTTGGCAGAATGTCAGGATCAAATCGTGGAATGGATGGAAAATCTCAGCCAATCGATGCTTCGGTTTATAGCGAGGCTGATGCCGCCGATATAAAACAAGTTCTTGGCAACTCAATAACGGTTCCTGGAGATCCGACAAAATGGTATTTCAATCAAGGCGATCCCAGATGGGGAGACAAACCTGGCCAAGCAGCAGGATGGAGCAGTAAACGTAATTCGTATGCAGGTGCTGCGTGTGCAATTACATCATCCGCAATGATTGCAAATTATTATGGAGTTTCCGGAATAACCCCCTATATTTTAGGCCAGTATTTGGCTGACACAAACCACAGCATGGCGCTCGACAAGGCTACTTGGGTCAGCTACATAAACAGTAAAGGGTTAAACAAAGAGCTCGCACAGGTCCCTCGAAATTTAGACTCGGTCAAAAAAGAGATTGCCGCTGGAAATCCAATTTTAGCACAAGGTATTACAGCCTTTCGGGCTACCGGCCAACACTGGGTTGTAATTATCGGAGTGAGCAAAGACGACAAATTCTTAGTACTGAACGATCCTTCAGCCGAAGCGTCGCGCGGCCGGCCGGCCAGATATTCGCCTGCCAGCGAATTAAATAGCGGACTTATAAAAGGACTATGGGCCCTTCATGACAAATAA
- a CDS encoding M15 family metallopeptidase, producing the protein MEGAKLNSRSGGNVVIAIGISAVLTFLVAGTAAGMTFATMRKNTGETPLAMGGGGECVMPDQNWTSPSTSEIPDSASVISKLGGRSIMPSKERIDQILQATRAAGVNPAVAIATWGKEQNFGKPSYAFGVAPGSTSFEDQLTKHVKTLTKARDNVAPYGNRPAGTAIQTWWIDAYTPESDSRNNVSEDREIFFTFLKQLVPGQIQCSSPNPVNNFVSGSLDFRGYGPGSSGQVGIWKSLSQAQSALHSKTQNEVEKQLVNFNFLGHSIRVNKYIVPALQNVVNDIKSSGSTYKIKDIGCYNWRHNVNSPSLLSPHSTGAACDINPGQNPNGRRSGRPRDPAGCPHDIPKAVSDAFEKNGFFWGAKFKGVCDAMHFQYGGNWS; encoded by the coding sequence ATGGAGGGAGCCAAATTAAATTCACGATCCGGAGGAAATGTGGTGATTGCAATTGGAATCAGCGCAGTTTTGACATTCCTCGTCGCCGGCACAGCTGCTGGCATGACATTTGCAACAATGCGCAAAAACACCGGTGAAACCCCCTTGGCTATGGGGGGTGGTGGTGAATGTGTTATGCCAGATCAGAACTGGACAAGTCCTTCCACATCTGAAATTCCAGATTCTGCTTCTGTAATCTCCAAACTCGGCGGAAGAAGTATCATGCCTTCCAAGGAGCGTATTGATCAGATCCTTCAGGCCACAAGGGCCGCTGGTGTAAATCCGGCTGTAGCAATCGCCACATGGGGCAAGGAGCAAAACTTTGGCAAACCAAGCTATGCGTTTGGCGTCGCTCCTGGTAGCACATCCTTCGAGGACCAGCTCACAAAACATGTAAAAACCCTGACAAAAGCACGAGATAATGTTGCGCCTTATGGAAATCGCCCTGCCGGAACCGCGATTCAAACTTGGTGGATCGATGCATATACGCCGGAATCTGATTCAAGAAATAATGTCTCGGAAGACAGGGAAATATTTTTCACTTTTCTAAAACAATTGGTTCCTGGGCAAATACAATGTTCCAGCCCCAATCCAGTTAATAATTTTGTCTCCGGATCTTTAGACTTTCGTGGTTATGGTCCGGGAAGCAGTGGACAGGTGGGAATCTGGAAGTCATTATCACAGGCTCAGTCTGCTCTTCATTCAAAAACACAAAATGAAGTAGAAAAGCAGCTAGTTAATTTCAATTTTCTCGGCCACTCAATTCGAGTAAATAAGTATATAGTTCCTGCCCTCCAAAATGTTGTAAATGATATCAAAAGTAGTGGATCAACATACAAGATCAAAGATATTGGATGTTATAACTGGAGGCACAATGTGAATAGCCCCAGCCTTCTTAGCCCACACTCAACTGGCGCAGCATGTGATATTAATCCAGGCCAAAATCCCAATGGAAGACGATCCGGAAGGCCTCGTGACCCAGCAGGGTGCCCCCATGATATTCCCAAAGCTGTTTCAGATGCTTTTGAAAAAAACGGGTTTTTTTGGGGAGCAAAATTTAAGGGAGTATGCGACGCAATGCATTTTCAATATGGAGGAAATTGGAGCTAA
- a CDS encoding DUF87 domain-containing protein, which translates to MAGKMADNDQKQIATQDPRALAQKNIAKREKQASDPKFWADKATDQTIDAVSQGLSSVRDLIAPAAFVVTPNYLQLGEYFIKTLFVFTYPRYLDTNWLSPIIDYDLTMDIGMYIHPLESKDVMYDLKKQVGKLESTMMIEQEKGAPRDPEMETALGDVESLRDVLQRGEMRLFQFGLYFTIYGKTPDDLNTLTEQLESTLGGMLVYSKQTLLQMEQGFNTTLPLMTDEIGVLRNLDTGSLSSTFPFTSTELTQDDGILYGINRHNNSLIIFDRFDLENANSVVFAKSGSGKSYAVKLEILRYLMSGTDVVVVDPENEYKSLCEAVGGSYLSISLNAEHRINPFDLPHSESGEESGDDVLRSTISSLHGLINLMVGGLSPEEDALVDKGLYETYAIKDITTDPESQKNEPPVMQDFYNVLSNMGSSESLRARLSKYTEGTFAGMFNQTTNFELKPGFVVFSVRDLEEQLRPIAMYLILNYIWTKIRMDMRRRLMVIDEAWWMMQYEDSAKFLHGLVKRARKYYLGVTVISQDVEDFLGSRYGKAVVANSSMQMLMKQSTSSIDVIAETFGLTEGEKYILLQSDVGEGLFFAGLNHVAIKIVASYAEDQIITTDPKQLLGE; encoded by the coding sequence TTGGCTGGTAAAATGGCTGATAACGATCAAAAACAAATAGCAACCCAGGACCCAAGAGCTCTTGCCCAAAAAAACATTGCAAAGCGAGAAAAACAAGCTTCGGATCCTAAATTCTGGGCCGATAAGGCAACCGACCAAACAATCGATGCCGTATCGCAGGGATTATCTTCGGTGCGTGACCTCATCGCTCCGGCAGCTTTTGTTGTGACACCGAATTATCTGCAACTGGGTGAGTATTTTATCAAAACTTTATTCGTATTTACCTATCCGCGTTACCTAGATACAAATTGGCTTTCCCCAATCATTGATTATGATCTTACGATGGATATTGGGATGTATATTCACCCGCTCGAGTCAAAAGATGTCATGTATGACCTTAAAAAACAAGTCGGAAAACTTGAGTCAACGATGATGATCGAGCAAGAGAAGGGTGCCCCAAGAGATCCGGAAATGGAAACAGCACTAGGAGATGTTGAGTCCTTGCGTGACGTGTTACAACGAGGTGAGATGAGGTTGTTCCAGTTCGGATTATATTTCACAATTTATGGAAAAACCCCAGACGATCTCAACACCCTGACAGAACAGCTTGAATCTACTCTCGGCGGCATGCTAGTTTACTCCAAACAAACACTCCTGCAGATGGAACAGGGTTTCAACACCACCCTTCCTCTGATGACTGATGAAATCGGTGTTCTTCGCAACCTTGATACTGGATCACTCTCATCAACCTTCCCGTTTACATCTACTGAGCTTACCCAGGATGACGGAATATTGTACGGGATCAATCGCCACAATAATTCTTTGATAATTTTTGACAGATTTGATCTGGAAAATGCCAATTCAGTGGTTTTTGCAAAGTCCGGCTCTGGTAAATCTTACGCAGTTAAGCTTGAAATTTTGCGCTATTTGATGTCGGGAACAGATGTGGTCGTAGTTGACCCAGAAAATGAATATAAGTCGCTCTGTGAGGCCGTCGGGGGCAGTTATCTAAGCATTTCTTTAAATGCCGAGCATCGCATTAACCCTTTTGATCTTCCCCATTCCGAATCAGGAGAAGAATCGGGAGATGATGTTCTAAGGTCAACCATCTCTTCGTTGCACGGACTCATCAATCTTATGGTTGGTGGACTTTCCCCAGAAGAAGACGCTCTGGTAGATAAGGGTTTGTATGAGACATATGCGATCAAAGACATTACTACCGACCCAGAGAGCCAAAAAAATGAGCCGCCAGTGATGCAAGATTTCTACAATGTTCTGTCCAATATGGGCAGCAGCGAGTCTTTGAGGGCGCGGTTGTCTAAATATACCGAAGGCACGTTTGCTGGCATGTTCAACCAGACTACCAACTTTGAACTCAAGCCTGGTTTTGTGGTGTTTTCGGTCCGCGATCTCGAAGAGCAACTTCGGCCGATCGCGATGTATCTGATATTAAATTATATCTGGACCAAAATCCGCATGGATATGCGCCGCCGCTTGATGGTTATTGATGAAGCTTGGTGGATGATGCAATACGAAGATTCTGCCAAATTCTTACACGGCTTAGTAAAACGGGCGCGCAAATACTACCTTGGAGTTACCGTGATCAGCCAAGATGTGGAAGATTTCTTAGGTTCAAGATATGGAAAAGCAGTGGTTGCCAACTCTTCTATGCAGATGCTCATGAAGCAATCCACTTCGTCAATCGATGTAATCGCAGAGACTTTCGGCCTTACGGAGGGGGAAAAATATATTCTATTGCAATCGGATGTAGGCGAAGGATTGTTTTTCGCCGGTTTAAACCATGTCGCCATAAAAATTGTTGCATCATATGCCGAAGATCAAATCATCACCACGGATCCGAAACAATTATTGGGAGAATAA
- a CDS encoding PrgI family protein yields the protein MNSKRRERGKLRYKVPQNIDMQDRILGPLTMLQFVYAVVGGGLAYVCYMSIPNMFGLFLAIMVALFTLALIFLKINERPFLHFLASLFVFMGKPRMRVWQREESGFDVEVYKNPEKESATHVESKHITREQMERMAKSLDSSNNNIATR from the coding sequence TTGAACTCCAAAAGGAGGGAGCGAGGGAAATTGCGTTACAAGGTTCCGCAAAATATAGATATGCAGGATCGCATTTTGGGACCGCTGACAATGCTTCAGTTTGTCTATGCTGTCGTTGGCGGCGGATTGGCGTATGTCTGCTATATGTCGATACCAAACATGTTTGGCTTGTTTTTAGCTATAATGGTTGCACTTTTTACATTGGCTCTGATATTTCTTAAAATTAACGAACGGCCTTTTTTGCATTTTCTTGCTTCTTTGTTTGTTTTTATGGGCAAACCAAGGATGCGCGTTTGGCAAAGAGAAGAATCAGGGTTTGACGTGGAAGTTTACAAAAATCCAGAAAAGGAATCGGCTACGCATGTCGAATCCAAACACATAACCCGCGAGCAGATGGAAAGAATGGCAAAATCGCTGGATTCTTCAAATAATAATATTGCAACGAGGTAA
- a CDS encoding undecaprenyl-diphosphate phosphatase, with the protein MSIIQPAILGIIQGITEFLPISSSAHLVLTPWLFHWQDFGLTFDVALHFGTLLAIIAFFWKDWVNIFRSAFSSKSGSEKADSLQLTASSYPKNLLWIIIVATIPGSIAGVLLEKNAETIFRNPLLVAINLAVFGIIIWMIDRYAKRSYQLKAVNYKLGLLVGLAQMLAIVPGVSRAGSTMAAGRAIGLTRPDSARFSFLLAAPIMLGTSLFKFRHIDAGMLDAGFFVGILTSAIFGFIAIKYLLQYLQKGNYAIFTWYRVIVALVVVIVYFVR; encoded by the coding sequence ATGAGCATAATTCAGCCTGCAATCCTTGGAATTATTCAAGGAATCACCGAGTTTTTACCGATTTCCTCGTCCGCGCACCTTGTTCTTACGCCATGGCTTTTTCACTGGCAAGATTTCGGATTAACATTTGACGTCGCGCTGCATTTCGGCACACTCCTCGCTATCATCGCCTTTTTTTGGAAAGACTGGGTGAATATTTTCCGATCGGCATTCTCAAGTAAGAGCGGGTCGGAAAAAGCTGACAGCTTACAGCTAACAGCTAGCAGCTATCCAAAGAATCTTCTTTGGATCATCATTGTTGCCACAATTCCGGGATCTATTGCCGGAGTGCTTTTGGAAAAAAATGCCGAAACGATTTTTCGTAATCCGCTTCTTGTTGCTATCAATCTAGCCGTCTTTGGTATTATTATTTGGATGATTGATCGATATGCAAAAAGAAGCTATCAGCTAAAAGCTGTAAACTATAAGCTCGGATTACTAGTTGGTTTGGCCCAAATGTTGGCGATTGTACCCGGAGTATCACGAGCCGGATCAACGATGGCCGCAGGAAGGGCAATAGGCTTGACCAGGCCAGATAGCGCCAGATTTTCATTCCTTCTGGCCGCCCCAATCATGCTAGGAACCTCGCTATTTAAATTTCGCCACATTGATGCCGGGATGTTGGATGCCGGATTTTTTGTCGGAATTTTAACTTCAGCAATATTTGGTTTTATTGCAATAAAATATCTGTTACAATATTTGCAAAAGGGAAATTACGCCATATTTACTTGGTATAGGGTTATCGTGGCGCTGGTTGTCGTTATAGTTTATTTTGTGAGATAA
- a CDS encoding phosphatase PAP2 family protein, protein MQNLFDAIRHYDFTLYLYFHRANLNYPALGLLFYFFAAYGVIISVLSTIYLIWQRRINALIGAALATGVALITDIIISIFWSRPRPFISHPELVFPENVNISIHTSSFSSSHTYIAFAIATAIFLYGHKKLGVFLFAVAILVAISRIGVGLHYPSDVIGGALLGIASGIFSFLFVHKSQKYWKLEDVS, encoded by the coding sequence ATGCAGAATTTATTTGATGCAATCAGACATTACGATTTTACGTTATACCTTTATTTCCATAGGGCAAATTTGAACTACCCCGCACTTGGCCTTTTGTTCTATTTTTTTGCTGCTTACGGGGTAATAATCTCGGTCCTCTCAACAATATATTTAATCTGGCAAAGAAGGATCAATGCTCTGATAGGCGCCGCTCTAGCAACAGGGGTGGCCTTGATTACGGACATTATTATTTCAATATTCTGGAGCCGTCCCCGTCCGTTTATCTCTCATCCCGAGCTTGTTTTCCCTGAAAATGTAAATATTAGCATTCATACCTCATCTTTTTCGTCTTCTCACACCTATATTGCCTTTGCAATTGCAACGGCAATATTTTTGTATGGACACAAGAAACTGGGAGTATTTTTATTTGCCGTTGCAATTTTGGTTGCAATTTCCCGAATTGGCGTAGGGCTACATTATCCCTCCGATGTTATAGGGGGAGCACTTCTCGGAATAGCATCGGGCATTTTTTCATTTCTTTTTGTGCATAAATCTCAAAAATATTGGAAACTGGAGGACGTTTCATGA
- a CDS encoding tyrosine-type recombinase/integrase, producing MKDLFRLKREFLEYCEIEKGQSLLTIENYDRYLSRFLTWLKTEKTQNSIRQPAGKSQNKGSALQTTDYRLRTSDIDQEIIRKYRLYINRLQGADGRELKATTQNHHILALRAFLRYLSFSGEKVISPEKLTLAKTGDREVSFLNKEEYLRLLDAPNTANLNGLRDKSMLELLFSTGLRVSELCGLKLGQMNFDKGEIAVLGKGKKLRVVFLSDVTLKYLADYLVNRKVLKIIADDSSSQLQYFISETYKDDPVFLSNRKNPIKPRAVERLVQKYAKVAGITKTVTPHTLRHTFATDLLGAGADIRSVQSLLGHSNISTTQVYTHVTDKHLREIHQKFHDRSRIEVDEEQKNSG from the coding sequence ATGAAAGACCTTTTTAGGTTGAAGCGAGAATTTTTAGAATACTGCGAGATTGAAAAGGGCCAATCTCTTTTGACGATTGAAAATTATGACAGATACCTGTCTCGTTTTTTAACTTGGCTAAAAACCGAGAAAACTCAAAACTCAATCCGCCAACCGGCGGGCAAAAGCCAAAACAAAGGGAGTGCACTACAGACTACAGACTACAGACTACGGACTTCTGATATTGACCAGGAGATTATTCGCAAATATCGTCTATACATCAATCGTTTGCAGGGGGCGGATGGCAGAGAACTTAAGGCAACGACACAGAATCACCATATTTTGGCCTTGAGGGCATTTTTGCGCTACCTTTCCTTTTCCGGTGAGAAGGTAATTTCGCCGGAAAAATTGACATTGGCCAAAACCGGAGATCGGGAAGTGAGTTTTCTGAACAAGGAGGAATATCTGCGCCTGCTTGATGCCCCGAATACCGCGAATTTGAATGGCCTACGTGATAAATCAATGCTTGAGCTTTTGTTTTCGACCGGTTTGCGCGTTTCTGAGCTTTGCGGCCTCAAGCTGGGGCAGATGAATTTTGACAAAGGAGAAATTGCTGTTCTGGGAAAAGGGAAAAAACTGAGAGTAGTATTCTTGTCAGATGTTACGCTCAAATATTTGGCCGACTATCTTGTAAACCGCAAAGTTTTGAAAATTATCGCTGACGACAGCTCAAGTCAATTGCAATATTTTATTTCAGAAACTTATAAAGATGATCCAGTTTTTCTTTCAAATCGCAAGAATCCAATCAAACCCAGAGCAGTGGAGCGCCTGGTACAGAAATATGCCAAAGTTGCCGGAATTACTAAAACAGTCACGCCCCACACTCTTCGCCACACTTTCGCAACTGACTTGCTCGGTGCTGGTGCTGACATTCGTAGCGTTCAATCGCTTTTAGGGCATTCTAATATTTCCACGACTCAAGTCTATACTCACGTCACCGACAAACACCTGAGGGAGATACACCAGAAATTCCACGATCGATCTCGTATAGAAGTAGATGAGGAACAAAAAAATTCGGGTTAA
- a CDS encoding UDP-N-acetylmuramoyl-L-alanyl-D-glutamate--2,6-diaminopimelate ligase: protein MKRLISKILSQKTKNKLHRAEASWAGFKYGHPAKKLKVIGVTGTKGKTTVCNMIASVLDANGIKNAMETTINTKINDEITAHKTKDRWVTTPPSDVIQRFLKRAVANKCEYAILEVTSQAIDQNRIYGIDFDVLVYTNLSHEHMEYHKTKENYLNAKLKLFRDHPKAKFIINSDDAEWNKFYSLPASEKFLYSVKKQVDHGAVARKILTSPESVTFTAAYDNGQSTINLKMPGIFNVLNALAAFSVGLALGLDTEKTRMGLENMSGVTGRMESIKVSKKQDFTVIVDYAHNADSLKNVYETVTDSIQKTGGRLIAVLGATGHRDKTKRPIMGALAGHYADLVIFTDEDPYDENPADIIEQVSEGIFRGGKKHQWRLNRNYWKVLDRKQAIHKAIKEAKKNDVVVVTGKGAEEVMAVGLHEFVPYSDRKVVREELIRLFGEDR from the coding sequence ATGAAACGACTAATATCTAAAATTTTATCGCAGAAAACGAAAAACAAGCTCCACAGAGCTGAGGCTTCATGGGCCGGTTTTAAATATGGCCACCCGGCGAAAAAACTCAAAGTAATCGGCGTTACCGGTACCAAAGGGAAAACCACCGTTTGTAATATGATCGCTTCTGTTCTCGATGCCAATGGCATCAAAAACGCGATGGAAACAACCATCAATACGAAAATAAACGACGAAATAACCGCGCACAAAACCAAAGATCGATGGGTAACAACTCCTCCCTCCGATGTGATTCAAAGATTTTTGAAAAGAGCGGTGGCCAATAAGTGTGAATATGCAATTTTAGAGGTGACTTCACAAGCGATCGACCAAAACAGGATTTATGGAATCGATTTCGATGTGTTGGTTTACACCAACCTTTCGCACGAGCACATGGAGTATCACAAAACCAAAGAGAACTATCTGAACGCCAAACTTAAACTTTTCCGCGATCACCCAAAAGCAAAATTTATTATCAATAGTGATGACGCAGAATGGAATAAATTCTACTCTCTCCCAGCCTCCGAAAAATTTTTGTACTCAGTTAAGAAGCAGGTTGATCACGGAGCGGTTGCAAGAAAAATATTGACCTCTCCCGAGAGCGTTACTTTCACTGCCGCATACGACAATGGCCAGTCCACAATCAACTTGAAAATGCCAGGAATTTTTAACGTTCTAAATGCTTTAGCCGCATTTTCTGTCGGTCTTGCCTTGGGACTCGATACAGAAAAGACTAGGATGGGACTTGAGAATATGTCCGGAGTTACCGGGAGAATGGAATCGATTAAAGTAAGTAAAAAACAAGACTTTACCGTAATCGTGGACTATGCCCACAACGCCGATTCCCTGAAAAATGTTTATGAAACAGTGACTGATAGCATACAAAAAACTGGTGGGCGATTGATCGCCGTGCTTGGTGCCACCGGCCATAGAGACAAGACTAAGCGCCCGATCATGGGCGCGCTTGCCGGACACTATGCTGATCTGGTGATTTTTACCGACGAAGATCCGTATGACGAGAATCCTGCCGATATTATCGAGCAGGTTTCAGAGGGTATTTTCCGCGGCGGCAAGAAACATCAGTGGCGGTTGAATCGAAATTATTGGAAAGTCCTCGATCGAAAACAAGCTATTCACAAAGCGATAAAGGAAGCAAAAAAAAATGATGTTGTTGTCGTTACTGGAAAAGGAGCAGAAGAAGTGATGGCAGTCGGCTTACATGAGTTCGTTCCCTACTCCGACCGCAAGGTCGTACGTGAGGAACTTATCCGTTTGTTTGGAGAAGACAGGTGA
- a CDS encoding peptidoglycan bridge formation glycyltransferase FemA/FemB family protein: protein MSSIFQSPEWEKFKLATGYSKSFRVEDILVLKKDLPMGRSMLYSPMASQDQISNVKNQSYWNQTFQIAKEENAIFYRIEFDIPTDYELQTTDYGLIKSFEEMQPEHTLVLDLSKSNDDLLGEMKQKGRYNIKVAEKNNILVRKTRDASNFYKLYEKTGKRHGITFRGEEYFQKLLDFLEPKGYCELFEAYAEIEGEEVVLAAAICSIYQGSAIYLFGASSDEFKNLMAPYKLQWEMIQNAISRGCKIYDFFGIAPDDNPRHLWAGVTRFKKQFGGDEVKIMGSYDKVYKPFEYQLFKIAEKIRR, encoded by the coding sequence ATGAGTTCTATATTTCAATCTCCCGAATGGGAGAAATTTAAACTCGCTACAGGCTATTCGAAATCCTTTCGCGTCGAGGATATTTTGGTGCTCAAAAAAGACCTGCCAATGGGAAGGTCGATGTTATACTCGCCGATGGCGAGTCAAGATCAAATTTCAAATGTCAAAAACCAAAGCTACTGGAACCAAACCTTTCAAATAGCAAAAGAGGAAAATGCAATTTTCTACCGGATTGAATTCGATATCCCCACAGACTATGAACTACAGACTACAGACTATGGACTAATTAAATCTTTCGAGGAGATGCAGCCGGAACACACCCTAGTTCTTGACCTCTCCAAATCGAATGATGACCTTCTTGGTGAGATGAAACAGAAAGGCCGCTATAACATCAAGGTTGCCGAAAAAAATAATATTCTGGTGAGAAAAACAAGAGATGCCAGTAATTTTTACAAGCTCTACGAGAAGACAGGCAAGAGACATGGAATTACATTTAGAGGTGAGGAATATTTTCAGAAGTTGCTTGACTTTCTTGAACCCAAGGGATATTGTGAGTTGTTCGAAGCTTATGCCGAAATTGAAGGTGAGGAAGTCGTCTTAGCAGCGGCAATCTGCAGCATTTATCAGGGCTCAGCAATCTATCTTTTTGGTGCCTCAAGTGACGAATTCAAGAACCTAATGGCGCCATACAAATTACAATGGGAAATGATTCAAAATGCCATAAGCCGCGGCTGCAAAATATACGACTTCTTCGGAATTGCGCCGGATGACAACCCGCGCCACTTATGGGCAGGAGTTACCAGATTCAAAAAGCAGTTCGGTGGAGATGAAGTTAAAATTATGGGCAGTTACGACAAGGTTTATAAACCATTCGAATACCAATTATTTAAAATTGCGGAAAAAATCCGAAGATAA
- a CDS encoding tRNA (adenosine(37)-N6)-threonylcarbamoyltransferase complex transferase subunit TsaD has translation MTKKNLKILAIETSCDETAAAVISENRNKPEILSNIVSSQIDLHAKTGGVVPEVASRAHMEAILPVVSEALVQAKLKNPEKLRTTDYNLQTGLSDITHIAVTAGPGLIGSLLVGFNTAKSLAYSLDLPIIPINHIEGHVYSAFAEQFPIPNFQFPILALTVSGGHSSLTLMKDHGIYENLGQTLDDAAGEAFDKVAKLLDLGYPGGPVVSKLADELRNKVKNQRSPVSAEARSEVGKIKNNKEKNSNLTMKQFNNEIVFPRPILNDGTFNFSFSGLKTAVLTEVVKLRTKDYELPTSEICAAFEDSLTDVLTTKTMRAIDKFKPKGLILAGGVAANSYLQAELQRKVNEYNQTLKKRDQINFYMPPRDMTGDNAAMIGLAAYYHISRGDVKGWDEIEVDSNFKL, from the coding sequence ATGACAAAGAAAAACCTAAAAATTTTAGCAATCGAAACAAGCTGTGATGAGACGGCTGCTGCTGTGATTTCTGAAAATCGAAATAAACCAGAAATACTATCGAACATTGTTTCTTCACAAATTGATCTTCATGCTAAGACCGGCGGAGTAGTGCCGGAAGTTGCATCGAGAGCGCATATGGAGGCGATATTGCCTGTCGTAAGTGAGGCGCTTGTACAGGCAAAACTCAAAAATCCAGAAAAACTACGGACTACGGACTACAACCTACAAACTGGTCTGTCGGATATCACCCATATTGCCGTAACTGCTGGGCCAGGGCTGATCGGCTCACTCTTGGTTGGGTTCAACACGGCAAAATCGCTGGCTTATTCGCTGGATTTGCCAATCATTCCAATCAATCATATAGAAGGACATGTGTACTCCGCATTCGCGGAGCAATTTCCAATTCCCAATTTCCAATTTCCAATTCTAGCATTGACTGTGTCTGGCGGCCATAGCTCGTTAACTTTGATGAAAGATCACGGAATCTATGAAAATTTGGGTCAGACTTTAGATGATGCGGCGGGAGAAGCTTTCGACAAGGTTGCGAAACTTCTCGATCTTGGTTATCCAGGAGGACCGGTGGTTTCTAAACTCGCGGACGAGTTAAGAAACAAAGTCAAAAATCAAAGATCACCCGTCTCGGCCGAGGCACGATCCGAGGTCGGAAAGATCAAAAATAATAAAGAAAAAAATAGCAATTTAACAATGAAACAATTTAACAACGAGATTGTATTTCCCCGTCCGATTCTGAATGACGGCACATTCAATTTCTCATTTTCCGGATTAAAAACCGCGGTTTTGACGGAGGTGGTCAAACTAAGGACTAAGGACTACGAACTACCGACTAGTGAAATCTGTGCGGCATTTGAAGATTCGCTTACCGATGTGCTTACGACAAAAACAATGAGAGCGATTGATAAATTCAAACCAAAAGGTTTGATTCTTGCCGGAGGAGTAGCGGCCAACAGCTATCTGCAAGCCGAACTTCAACGGAAGGTTAATGAATACAATCAGACTTTAAAGAAAAGAGATCAGATTAATTTTTATATGCCTCCGCGGGATATGACAGGTGACAATGCGGCGATGATCGGTCTTGCAGCTTACTATCATATATCGAGGGGAGATGTAAAAGGGTGGGACGAGATCGAAGTCGATTCAAATTTTAAGCTCTAA